From the genome of Oncorhynchus gorbuscha isolate QuinsamMale2020 ecotype Even-year linkage group LG18, OgorEven_v1.0, whole genome shotgun sequence:
CAGTTGAAAGCTTTCATATCTACCTTAGTTTGGGAACACACTGTACACAACAACATAAACCAGATTGAGGCACAGCTAGACCTTCATTCTCTTTATCTCAGAAGAACATCGCAGAAAGAAACAACAATCGCTACAGAATGGTATTAATGTGTAAAAGAGCTCACATCCTTTAAAGATTtctcttgttttgttttttttgcaaGCATAAATGTATTTCTCCCAGATGTCTATGTTCTTTGCCATGTCCCAGGAGGCCCTCTAGACAGAGGCCTTTGATTCTCAGTGTTCAGATCCTCCTTTTAGACTGTTGTCTCACAGTGGGGAGGCTCTTTACTTCAAGTGCTGTCCCTCAATTGAACCTTGGAGCTCGAGCTTTGTACCACAGCTTAGTGTGATAGTTGTGTACTGGAGTAGCAGTGAGATTTAGGTAGAAATGATTTTGTAGTTTAGTCCCGTAGAGTTGTTATTATGACACTTCCCACAAGCTCTCAGACAACAGATGTTCAGCCCACATCCAGTTTGTCATGGACACACAGTTTAACCTTATAGATTTAGAGACATGTCCACCAGTCTTGTATAGTTGTCTGTTGTCACGGTTACTGACCCCCACCCCTGGCACCACCCCTGGCAACCAGCTCCAGCAGGTCCTGTCTGAACTTCTGGGACATGAGGACGTAGAGGATGGGGTTGGCCACTGTAGAGGAGGTGGCCGTGATGCGGGCGAACACACTGAAGGGCCCGAAGCGCGGTGATGACCCTGTGGCCCCATGGCTGCCTCCCCCCAGGAGGGCAAAGGTCAGGACATAGGAGGGCAACCAGCACAGGGTAAAGGCCAGCACCAGCAGGGCCGATGTCTGGGTCACCTTCCGTTGGTATCGCTCCACCTGGGGCGCTCTGTTGTCCCTACAACTCCGCCACAGGAACAAGTAGATCCCGCTGTAGGCCACAGCGATGACGCCCAGTGGTAGGGCGAAGGACAGCAGGAATTGGCAGGCTCCATAGGCCAGCTGGCCATTGTGCGACAGGAAGTTGAAGCAGGCCAGGCCATCGGGGGAGATGCGTCGGTCACCCACGGAGCGGAAGGCCAGCTGTGGGGCAGCCAGGGCGCAAGCAGGAAGCCAGAGAGCAGCGGAGGTCAGTGCCACGCGGCGAGGAGTAAGAAGGCGGTAGGCCTGGGTTGGCTCCACCACGGTCAGATATCGCGTCACGGCCAGGGCGGCCAGCGTGAAGGCACTAGCCGAGGAGCAGGCGGCACCCAGGAAGCTCACCAGCCGACACAGGAAGTCCCCGAAGGGCCAGTGCTGCATCGCTATGGCGACGGTGTGGAAGGGCagcatggagaggaggaggaggtcggCCGCACTCAGGGCCAGCAGGAgggtgtctgtccctgtccctgttagGTTCCCCTGGTTGTGTTGACCCCCCGGACCTGCCCTTCTTCGACGACCACATAGGATGACCATCACCAGGGAGTGCCCCGTCACACCCAGCACCAGGATCAGGACATCCATCACTAGAACCAGGACCAGCTCCACACTGCCGACCCCAGTCTCCTCATCACCAGAACCACTGTCGTTCCTCCACACAGATCCATTATCCGCcatggagaggacagacagaccagccttAAAGGGGCGACTCCTTAGTCCTTACACTGAGCCTAGAGTTGATACAGTGAAGCAGTGATGACTGATGAGAAAAAATCATAGCAGCAAAATCCTAGCAGCAAGATGACACTCCCATGGGTCGATATCTACCTGCTGTAAAAACTAGGCTTCTGCTTATGACTGATCAACTAGCCACTGATAACAAAGCGTGTGGGAATTATTATTGAAACGGAGAATCGATAACACTAAGGTGTGCCGTCCACGGGAACATTCAGCAGATTTGACATTACATAGGTTCTCAAAGTGAATTCTTCTGACCATAACCACTCTGAAGTTGCCCTCCTGTCAGTTAGGATTCGATGGGTTTGTCTCGCTCAGTATTTTCCTCTCCATAGTCCAGAAACTCACAGTAGAAAAGTGTGTCGTTCTTTTTTCTTCTGAAGTGTTTACCTTTCCAAAAATGGTCCTTTGAAAGACTACTGATGAGGGACTGTTACCAGTCACGTGATTGAGGTCTCCCACAATTTGAATCAATCCTTTCTCGTCCTGCCAATCAGCTCTACCTTTGTCCTAGTCCCTCCAAAGAAAGGAGCGAACATAGACATCAGCCCCCCTCTGTTGACGTTTGCGATGCTATTGATTTAGCATCCAGCTAGCCGCCgggctctgtctctccccaggACTCCTGCTATGTCTGTCTGACAGTGGTGGCCGTCTGGGTCTAAACTCTCCGGATGACTCTGTCTCCGGTCAGCTCACATCAGAAAGCCTCTGCATGACGCCTCAATCAGTCTTCCACTGCTAAGTCATCGACAGTCTGCCTATTCAGAGCCCACAGGAAGgaatctctggagagacagagggagagaagcggTGTACGGTAGTAGAGGCAGGTATATGTATGGGCTTGAAGAAAGAGGTGAATCACAGTAAATAACATGTGGACTCTGGACTTCTCTGTACTGTATGGCTTTGACAGTGCCAACGCAAGAGAGATGGGTTGGTCTTTTGTCAATGGGAGGACCTGTACAGGACAATCAAAGCCTTTCACAgagtttgacacacacacacacacacacacacacacacacacacacacacacacacacacacacacacacacacacacacacacacacacacacacacacacacacacacacacacacacacacacacacacacacacacacacacacacacacacacacacacacacacacacacacacacacacacacacacagccacactctgtacttgtgcatgtgacattacaaCTTGAAAAATCAGGGTAATTGTTTACCTTTGCCCTGAGAGCAAACACTCAGCTAGAGTGTTGTGGTCTGTTATCACACCCAGATAAGTGCCAtaaaactctgtgtgtgtgtgtagtatgcgTGTGtcattccacctcaaaaagcacaagagGATTTCGACacccatctcagattgttctgaaattgttTCTATTGTTAGAAAACAGATAAGAGTTAGCATTCCTGGAACATTGtttaaatataatttgatctctgagaaattaaacTAATAGTTTGCACCCATATTTGCCATTTTTAATTTATAGGATTTGTatcatattcaataaatatagtatcTAACATCCCATTTGGACCATAATTCTTCCTaacaatgagtaagacatgaggaatACAATACAATTATCAGTAGCCACCCACAGACCACCTacgccaatcccaccccaacaaaGTAGTATGGAGCTGCTGCTTGGAGTATTGCTTCTTCACAATTTATTTCAATGAACAAAAAGCAATTGGTTTTCTACCCAAAGTTGTAAAGAACATGTTGTGAGCCGTTTtaataaacactagagaccaacATAATGGATCAAAGACAGTAGCAGGAACAGTGACATCTAGTCGGTAGAACTTGGTATTTTCACACTCATTTATGGTATAGCGACTTCAATGGCTAATTTATCTGAAGAGGGGAATAGACCATCACCAGGTTCACAGGGAATACATTCCAAAGGTTGAAGAATCAATATACAACGAGGTAATGTTTCTGGAATGCTAATCTTATccgtttctaactacagaaaccaTTTCAGAAccatctgagatggtgggtgacaTGAAatgacccgtgtgtgtgtgtgtgtgtgtgtgtgtggctcaggATAAGAGGGTGAACTCTACGTTTACCACAAGCTCGTAAACTTCAACTGCTGCAGTCAGCTTATACAGGACGGAGACGGGCCTCTATACAGCAGCGATACACCGATGGGGAAGCCACCGTTAAAAGGTGTGAGGAAACGAGGAGAGGAAAGTGTAGAGCCTTGCAGTCTGACGATTTGTGATTTattaaaagcacagagagagggaattgaCGGAGCAGATTTAGTGTTGCACTTCATCAATTTTTTTTAACGCGTTGATTTATGAGAGTGGAAAAACCAGAGGGAATTGTTTTAACGTCGCACACCTGGGCTCTCCGCACTCCAGCTCTTAGGTCCTTAGCTCGGTCTCATTCAGAATCTCTCACAATACCCTGCTAGCCAGTCCGTGACTCATGTCTGTGGTGATGAAATAGAAAGATGGAGGTGAAGTGAAGTGTCCCACCTGGTGTTGAACCTTCCAGAGACACTGGCCAGGCATGTGATGTACTTATTAGGTCATAACCGCTTCAGAAGAATGCCTATTAAATCATTCCAGTCCCTCTGTTTCTACTGGGATAACAAGCAGGTGACTATTAGCCTTTTGGAACAATTAGTTGACCGTAGGTGTGCTGTGCGTAACCCAAAAGTGTCCTTGGAAGACTTTAagggtgtgtgtgactgtgggaGTGTGTTTCTCCACCACCAGAGTACAGTGTGTTCCTCCATCTTGGccagctctcctctccccagtctcctctcgtctgaactgggctgagctgggctgaaCTCAGCCAGTTACTCATTAGAAGGCTGCGGAGCACAAAAATGCTGTGAACATTCCCAACTATCGATGAAAAAGAGCAATGGGAAGGAAATATGCTGCGAGCTGTTAGCCATTTATGTTGTGACCTTTTGGAGAGCTGTTAGTTGGATGAAAGCCTTAGATCACAGAGGGTTCTAGATCATTACCAGTGGCCTGTCATGTCCTCCGAGTAGTGTCCTGTGAGTAGTCTCTGGACCTCCTCTGCTATGGCATCCAGCTCCACTCTGCCTGCCAGCTCTGTGCTACTGCCAGAGACCTGAGTCATGTCCTTTTAACACTCAACTGGGATTGACGTGGTatttgtctcttctcctccctcccggTCTTTCTTTCCTTTCCGTTTTTtcttcctgcccccccccccctcccttctctccactcatcctccttctttctccctcctctctctccccttgcctctcctctgcctctttcCCCCTCGTCAGATGTGGGTTCGGTAGAGGGCCTGGCGTACCACCGTGGCTGGGACACTTTGTACTGGACCAGCTATACCACCTCCACTATCACCCGCCACACGGTCAACCAGAGCCGCTGGGGTGCCTGGGACCGCGACACCGTGGTCAGCATGTCTGGAGACGACCACCCCCGGGCCTTTGTACTGGACGAGTGTCAGGAGTGAGTGTTTCTTGGACCATAAGGGTCATAAATCGCACTGTTCCAAGTTTCTGACCCTTGTCATAAGGTGTTTTAATTGGATGAATACAGATTGAAGTACAGTATAGATGTAAGTAGATTTTCTCCTTGGATAGCGTTTAGCCCATGTACCTGCCTCTCCTACAGCACTTCTTTTGGAATCTTAATATATTCTGGTCATTTAGCAGATCAATTTATCCAAAGAGACATAAAGCTAACTAATATATTCAGTATGCTGTATACGGTATATGTCTCATGCGGGAACCTGCATGGTGTTGGAAGGGAAGCATCAAACCAGTTGTGCTGTTTGAATCAGAACGTTTACACACATCTGCCTTCTATACTGTAAGTTCCCTCGTGTTGTCACCCACCAGCCTGATGTTCTGGACCAACTGGAATGAACAGTCCCCCAGTATCATGCGTGCCACCCTGTCTGGTAACAATGTACTGGTGATCATCGGCAGTGACATCCGCACCCCCAACGGCCTGGCCATAGACCACCGCGCTGAGAAACTCTATTTCTCCGACGCCACCCTGGACAAGATCGAACGTTGCGAGTACGATGGCAGCCGCCGCTACGTGAGTAACACTGGCACCCACACACTCGCAGATGATGTATACGCAATAACCCACCCACACACATGAAACACACTTGATGGTTAAACTGTTGTGTGTATCTCTGCTGCCCCCTATAGGTGGTGTTGAAGAATGAGCCAGTCCATCCGTTTGGCCTGGCGGTGTATGGAGACTACATCTTCTGGACCGATTGGGTCCGCAGGGCCGTCCTCAGGGCCGACAAGTACGTGGGCGGAGACATGAAACTCCTCAGAGCCGACATCCCCCAGCAGCCAATGGGTATCGTCGCTGTGGCCAACGACACTAATAGCTGTGAGTTCTCAACAAAAGAGGGTGGGGTTTGGGTGGATATTTTTTTATTAGGGCAGATAAAGGGGTGGGGGGTTGGTGTGGCCAAGCAGAGTGGTACAcgtatcagaggaggctggtggaaggagctataggagggtgggctcattgtattggctggattggaataaatggaacagagtcaaacatggtttccatatgtttgatactgtcctcctattggtcctcccaccagcctcctctggcgcgcacgcacacacacacacacacacacacacacacacacacacacacacacacacctgcgccACCAAAGTTAATGAGGTGCCAGAAGTAATCAGAGAGTGTGACACAGCTGAGGGGAGCTCCATACACCTGGAGAATGAGACCACCTGAGACTCCACTGCCCCAATCTATCaccctgtagacacacacacacacacacacacactccccatcttCTGCTCCAACAGTCCCATGAAACACATatttcctcatctctctacctcgtcCAGTTCAATTCACACTTGTTCATCTCACTGAGTTTCCAATCTCCCTCTATCACTTCAAATCAATggccctgtctctctcaaccccccccacacacacccactatTGACTTCCCAGTTGCTTACCTCCTCCCCACTCtcaacacacacagtaaaccTGTGGTAATTGCTGCAAATCCCATTTACACTGTGTCAGTTTATATTAGACACAAGTAGATGGAGAGTTGTGGTCTCTGACCACTCACTGTGTGTGCATGCtcaaaccctctctctgtgtaggcGAGTTCTCTCTGTGTCGGGTGAACAACGGAGGTTGTCAGGACCTGTGTCTTCTGACCTCCGAGGGCAGGGTCAACTGTACGTGCCGTGGCGATGGCGAAAGGAAACTGCTGGAGGACAACACCTGCATCGGTGAGAAAGGGGGAATAGGGAAGGGTATGGAGAAATGAGAGAGCTAGGGGAcatggggagggagagtggatgAGGGCATTTTATCATGTCATTAATGATGTAAGAACAGCCAATGGGGCTGAACTTTAAATGTTCAGCACTAAAaccatgttttttttattatGAAGTAAAgtgtctctttcctcctctctctctccctcctccccctctctgtccctctcagccCTAAACACCACGTGCGGCAGTGTAGATGAGTTTGAGTGTGGGAATGGAGACTGTGTGAACTACACTCTGACCTGTGACGGCATGGCCCACTGCAAGGACAAGTCCGACGAGAAGCAGTCCTACTGCGGTGAGTGAGGCCGACGGACACCTTCTTCTACACGACCTCTATAAGCTATAATGTGATGAATGCTTCTAACGTCATTTTCTCCTTGCCCTTTGTACGTCTTCAGCCAACCGGGTGTGTAAGAAGGGCTACAGGCGGTGTGTGAACGGCAGGTGTGTGGGACACAGCTCCTGGTGTAACGGACAGGACGATTGTGGGGACGACTCAGACGAACTCTTCTGCAACAGTAAGCAGGCTAGCTATGTCATGCAGTATATACTAGGTGGTATTCTGGGTGGATGTTCTACGGAAATGTTCTATGGTTGTCACCAGTGTAAtgtgtggatctgtgtgtgtTCCAGCCACCTTGTGTACGGCAGAGACGTTCCAGTGCAGAGACGGTGGCTGCACCACCAACTCCAGCAAGTGTAACCAGATTGTAGACTGCGAGGACGCCAGCGACGAGATGAACTGCTGTGAGTCACCTTGGGCGCCAGGCTCGTTAAATCGATTTGTTAGGTTTAGTTTGAACTCGAACGAACCCAGGCTTCAGGATTGACTAGACTCAACTCAAGAAAGAACACAGACTAATCTTTCGACTAGACTCAGCTAAACCTAACATCAGACATAACACTAATCCAGACTTAAATTTGGACCAGTTGCTCTGTCATAATGTACAATGTCACTATACagctggatgagatctttaaggtcagggccctccaaGGGTCACAGTCAttttagacccaagccacccCCTGTACCCAACCTTTGAACTACTCCCCTCTGGGCgcaggtatagggcacccctCGGTAGGAAAAAAACGAACTAGACAAGAATTTGTGCCAGGCGTGATATCGCTCCTAAATAGTTTGGCCTgatgttcctatcgacccagtaaggccagcaggctagtctcCTTTTTGGTATCTAACTGTcatgaaagttgtattgtcagTTTTTTTGCCATTTTTaaatgtgtacatgacactgcatcaacatttccccatggggacaataaagtcagtaaagtTAGATACGATGCTGAAGCTAATGAACTAAATGAGTTTAGACTGACTTTATAATATATATACTCACTGTGTAACCCCTGTCCTTGTCCACCAGCTACTGACTGTTCCAGCTACTTCCGGCTGGGGGTGAAGGGTGTGACCTTCCAGAAGTGTGAGTTCACCAGCCTCTGCTACGCATCCTCCTGGGTGTGTGACGGAGCCAATGACTGTGGAGACTACTCCGACGAGAGGAACTGCCCAGGTGAACACGCATGCGCACGCACGTGCACTCATAGACACAGCACACATGCccaaacacagatacacacacacacacacacacacacacacacacacacactaagctgcaacatttgacatgttttcaGACTGTTGTCCTTGTGGACTCTGATTCAGCGGATCTCTTTAAGGCAACCAGCTGCTAGTTGAGCCCCCGGAGTTCCCATTAAAACACCAACATTTCATTAACACATGGCACAAGTCTATTAAACTCTCCCAAATTCAAGATGAGTACGAAAAGTAAAGAGGGACCTAAGATATCACAAAACTGCAAGATTAGAAATGTCATTAAAAGTATAATTGTTTGTCAGTAAATAAGTATTCTCGTAAAACAAACGTGCTAATCAACATGCTACTCTCGTTCCATAAACTTCCCTATTTAGTGCCACCCTACTATAATGTTatagaaggtgaggtcagtacaggtgcatcaaagctgggaccaagagactgaaaaacggctatctcaaggccatcagacagttacatagccatcactagccgccCACTACCCTgtacttagtcactgtcactagccgccCACTACCCTgtacttagtcactgtcactagccgccCACTACCCTGTTActcagtcactgtcactagccgccCACTACCCTGttacttagtcactgtcactagccgccCACTACCCTGttacttagtcactgtcactagccgccCACTACCCTGttacttagtcactgtcactagccgccCACTACCCTGttacttagtcactgtcactagccgccCACTACCCTGttacttagtcactgtcactagccgccCACTACCCTGTTACTCAACCTCAGAGGCTGTCGCACCATGTACACAGACATGAAATCActgatcactttaataatgtttacatactgttttactaatttcatatgtatatactgtattctagtcaaggccctTTTAAACTATTGCTGTATATACagtttaagtcagaagtttacatgcacttcggttggagtcattaaaactcgtttttcgaccactccacaaatttgttgttaacaaactacagtttttggcaaattggttaggacatctactttgtgcatgacacaagtaatttttccaaaaattgtttagaCAGATATTTTCACTTATAGTttactgtatcataattccagtgggtcacacgtttacatacactcaattagtatttggcagcattgcctttaaattgtttaacttgggtcaaacgtttcggatagCCTCCCAcgagcttctcacaataagttgggtgaattttggcacattcctcctgacagagctggtgtagctgagtcaggtttgtaggcctccttgcacgcacacactttgtcagttctgcccacaaattttctataggattgaggttagggctttgtgatggccactccaataccttgacatttttgtccttaagccattttgccacaaactttggaagtatgcttggggtcattgtccatttggaagactcatttgcgaccaagctttaacttcctgactgatgtattgagatATTTCTtcattatatccacataattttcctccacatgaagccatctattttgtgaagtgcactagtccctcctgcagcaaagcacccccacaacatgattctgccacccccgtgcttcatggttgggatggtgttcttcggcttgcaagcctccccctttttcctccaaacataacgatggtcattatggccaaacagttctatttttgtttcatcagaccagaggacatttctccaaaaagtactatctgtccccatttgcagttgcaaaccgtagtctggcttttttatggcagttttggaactgagcggagcggcctttcaggttatgtcgatataggacttgttttactgtggatatagatacttttgtacctgtttcctccagcatcttcacaagatgaaatacagtgtagacactgttaatgttgtaaattactattgtagctggaaacggctgattttgaatggaatatatacataggcgtacagaggcccattatcagccaccatcactcatgtgttccaatggcacgttgtgttagctaatccaagtttataattttaaaagcctAATTGATCATCAGAAAACCTTTTTTGCAAttgtgttagcacagctgaaaacagttgtgctcattaaagaagcaataaaactgcccttctttagactagttgagtgtctggagcatcagcatttgtgggtttgattacaggctcaaaatggccagaaacaaagaactttcttctgaaacttgtcagtctattcttgttgttagaaatgaaggctattccatgagagaaattgccatgaaacggaagatctcgtacaatgctgtatactactcccttcacagaacagcgcaaactggctctaaccagaatagaaagaggagtgggatatCCCAATGCACAACTGAATAAGAggacattagtgtctagtttaagaaacagacgcctcatacgtcctcaactggcagcttcattaaatagtacccgcaaaacaccagtctcaacgttaacagtgaagaggcgaccccgggatgctggcctatTTCTGATAAATTATTTTAGTGGACCTAAAACGGAcacttctaagtgaccccaaacttttgaaaggtagtgtaatATACACTCAAGATTCCAACATTGCTCATTCTAATATTTATAGATATTCCTTTAATTACTTTTACATTTGCGTTTATTGTTGTGAATcgttagatgttactgcactgttggagttattacacaagcatttcgctacacatctgctacatatgtgtatgcgaccaataccaTTTGTTTTGATGAACCACTATCTGTCCATCTGTTTGTCGAGCAGACCGGAGGAAGACCAAGTGTCCTGCTTCATTCTTTGCGTGTCCTAGTGGTCGCTGTATCCCTATGAGCTGGACCTGCGACAAGGAGAACGACTGTGAGAACGGAGCTGACGAGACGCACTGTGGTCAGTTCAGATGGCTTTTTACTGGACTGCTGATCACTGTAGTCTTTCACCACACATTTCTGACAGATGTTCTTTCTCTTCATTGCACCACCctctttggtctctctctctcctttagatAAGTTCTGCTCGGCCAGCCAGTTTGAATGCGGCAACCACCGCTGTATCCCCAACCGTTGGGTGTGTGACGGCGCT
Proteins encoded in this window:
- the LOC124003440 gene encoding delta-type opioid receptor — translated: MADNGSVWRNDSGSGDEETGVGSVELVLVLVMDVLILVLGVTGHSLVMVILCGRRRRAGPGGQHNQGNLTGTGTDTLLLALSAADLLLLSMLPFHTVAIAMQHWPFGDFLCRLVSFLGAACSSASAFTLAALAVTRYLTVVEPTQAYRLLTPRRVALTSAALWLPACALAAPQLAFRSVGDRRISPDGLACFNFLSHNGQLAYGACQFLLSFALPLGVIAVAYSGIYLFLWRSCRDNRAPQVERYQRKVTQTSALLVLAFTLCWLPSYVLTFALLGGGSHGATGSSPRFGPFSVFARITATSSTVANPILYVLMSQKFRQDLLELVARGGARGGGQ